ACTGAACATTGCACAAGGTTATTAgaacaagaaaagggaaaaaaaaaaaaaagccatttgatCAAGTATTAAGCTATTCCTTCAGAAAATCACACTTCTTTGCTTATAGCAATGACCAGAATTGCTGATGGCATACTGACAGTTGCCATAGCAAGTGGGTGACTGCGTGGGATAGCAGACATATAGCCAAGTCAACTGCTTATGCAATCTCCGCGATTTAAGCAAGCACAGAACACACCACTTTTATTGTGTGCTGCCAATGATCTGCATAAAgtgccaaaggaaaaaatgttcttctATGTTAGACCATGGCTGTTTCAGTATTCCCATTCATCTGTTTTCATGTCCAGATAGTAAAGAATATTCTGTGCAAGCTTTACCGCTTGCTTTCTGGCAGCCTTACACCGCTCGTCACCTTGTGGATCAACAGCATCAAGTGCTAGAAGTTGTTTCGTAAGAAGTTCTTCCAATCTCATGTAATTTTTATCCGTTCTGTTTCCATCAAATGAAATCACCTCCTGCTGAATTTGAGACAAGTTTCCAAGAACAGTCCAAACTGCTTTATGGGACTGATGTTCGGCAGCAGTTTGCTCGGaatacatttgccttttttcaagTGCTTCCTTCAAATCAATATATGTTATAAGAGTTTGAACTTCTATTACTGCTCTTCTCCTGGCTTCTCtaatacaggggttttttcctgGACTCACCTCATCTAAGCAGGCAATTAATCCCTGCAATTCTGCTTTGGATCCCAAATACAAATCAGAAGCATTCTCTGTCTTTAAAAGTAAAGAATTaacttccttcattttcttaCGGATCTCTTCTATTTTTAGAATGGACTGATTTTGTGCCAAATCATAAGCATGAGTAGAATTTGCTTCTTCTTCCAAGTCCAGGTATTTCTGCAATTTATTGATCTCTTCCACTACTTCCTTTctgtaatttcttatttctgcGCGACCACAGACATCTAAAGCATCCAAATCAGCAATGAGGCCTGTAAGCACACAGGATAGATGCCTGCAGG
This region of Accipiter gentilis chromosome 25, bAccGen1.1, whole genome shotgun sequence genomic DNA includes:
- the BAG5 gene encoding BAG family molecular chaperone regulator 5, whose translation is MDMGNQHPSIKRLHEIQKEVKEIEQQVVVFSGLSTDRDYKKLERSLTKQLFEIDSVDTEGKGDIQQARKRAAQETERLLKELEQNANHPRRLEIEAIFKEAQALVEREITPFYKGGNCISDEFEEGIQDIVLRLTQVKTGGKVSLRKARYRTLTKVCAVQEIIESCVKQQLSLPLSNDAHPSVSKINSVMCDVNKARGTLIALLMGVSSNDTCRHLSCVLTGLIADLDALDVCGRAEIRNYRKEVVEEINKLQKYLDLEEEANSTHAYDLAQNQSILKIEEIRKKMKEVNSLLLKTENASDLYLGSKAELQGLIACLDEVSPGKNPCIREARRRAVIEVQTLITYIDLKEALEKRQMYSEQTAAEHQSHKAVWTVLGNLSQIQQEVISFDGNRTDKNYMRLEELLTKQLLALDAVDPQGDERCKAARKQAVKLAQNILYYLDMKTDEWEY